A single genomic interval of Antechinus flavipes isolate AdamAnt ecotype Samford, QLD, Australia chromosome 1, AdamAnt_v2, whole genome shotgun sequence harbors:
- the C1QTNF8 gene encoding complement C1q tumor necrosis factor-related protein 8: MLLVLVIHAAAWPDLGQSKQSVQKCVRCCSPTGTPAAAPSSRMSNYPSWVMPRLQPTIDITILKGEKGESGEKGQSGVSGKEGIPGQRGYRGRKGQKGQIGLPGNSCKHVYEAFSVGRKKVLHSSDYFQDVTFDTEFVNLYKHFNMFTGRFSCYVAGIYFFNLNVHTWNFKETYLHLMRNDQEAAILYTQPSDRSIMQSQSLMLDLEEGDEVWVRMFKRERENAIYSEESDIYITFNGHLIKAAED, translated from the exons ATGCTGTTGGTTTTGGTGATACATGCTGCGGCCTGGCCAGACCTGGGCCAATCCAAACAGAGTGTCCAGAAGTGTGTCCGATGCTGCAGCCCCACAGGAACTCCCGCTGCTGCCCCTTCCAGTAGGATGAGTAACTATCCCTCATGGGTGATGCCCCGGCTGCAACCCACTATTGACATCACCATTCTTAAAG GTGAGAAAGGTGAATCGGGAGAAAAAGGACAATCTGGAGTgagtgggaaggaagggataCCTGGCCAGCGAGGGTACCGAGGACGGAAAGGCCAGAAGGGACAAATAGGCCTGCCAGGAAATTCCTGCAAGCATGTCTATGAAGCCTTCTCAGTGGGACGGAAAAAGGTCCTTCACAGCTCTGACTACTTTCAAGATGTCACATTtgacacagaatttgtgaatctTTACAAGCATTTTAACATGTTCACGGGTCGGTTTTCCTGTTATGTGGCTGGTATCTACTTCTTCAACCTGAACGTGCACACGTGGAACTTCAAGGAGACTTATCTGCACCTGATGAGGAATGACCAGGAAGCAGCTATTCTGTACACCCAGCCCAGTGACCGGAGCATCATGCAAAGCCAGAGCCTCATGCTAGACCTGGAGGAGGGAGATGAGGTCTGGGTACGGATGTTCAAGCGAGAACGAGAGAATGCTATCTACAGTGAGGAGTCTGACATCTACATTACCTTCAACGGCCACCTGATTAAAGCTGCTGAAGACTAA